The sequence below is a genomic window from Candidatus Eisenbacteria bacterium.
CCCTTGCCCAGTTCCAACATGAATGCTTGCAGTTTGCCAATGATGGCTTGCTCCAGCTCGGACTCACGGAACTGGTGCGTATCTGGAATTCCGAGAAACTCAAGAACGTAGGGATCCCTTACGAAATCCTTTGGCGCTTGCGCGAGTGCACTGGTCTTTTCACGAGCTTCCTCCTGCACGGGCCTCTTGTCGCGACTGGCCAGCAGACGCTCGTAATAGAGGGAGTTGATCTGCCGTTCCAAGGCACGCGTGGACCAGTTCTGGTCGGCGGCTTCGTTCATGTACCATGTCCGGGCCTTGGGCTCCTCCACCCGCATTAGGAGGCGGTAATGGGTCCATCTCAATTCTCCACGCAGTGCGTGGAGAATCTCAGAACCAATTGGTGCGGAATGAGTTGAAGATTTGTGACGCAGTGCGTCACAAATTGGGAAGGTCAGGTAGAATTGACGAATGTAGCGCAGATTCGATTCACCGAATCCCTTTCCGAAATCCTGGGTTAGCCGAGTTGAAAGTTCTTTCAACAATCCCCTTCCGTACTCGGCCTTTTCCCGGCCCTGTTGTTCCTCCTCTACGATCATCCGGCCGACCTTCCAGTATGCCTCGACCATGGCAAAGTTGATGGCACGGTAGGCACTGCGACGGGCATTGTGCAGGATTTCGGCCACACCCCGGTAAAACTCTTGGCGCAGGGCATCCTTTCTGCTGATCAACGCCACCTCTTCTTCGCCATTTCGCGTCTTCGCGTGAGTTCCCATCTTCACACCCCCATCCTCTTTAGAATCCCCCTCAACGCTTGATCCGTCACCTTCGCCTCTTCTTCGATAGCGTTCAGTTCCTCGATAATCTCTCCAATCGGTCGGTATTCCTCGCCTGCGCCAGTGTGGATGTAGCGACTGGGCGAGATATTGAAATCATTCTTGGCAATCTCTTCGCGGGTGACTATGCGGCTGAATTTCTCCTCCTCACGCCACGCCTTGAACGTGTCGGCGATGCGCAGGATAGCGTCATCCGGGATGTAGTTCTTCGGGTCGCCCTTGGCGAAATCCTTGGCGGCGTTGAGTAGGAAGAGTCTTCCTTTTCGCTCCTTCGCCTTTGCTTTGTTAAGGAACAGGATGATGCCCGGAGCCGTAGTGTTGTAGAACAGATTTTCGGGCAAGTAGATGACGCCCTCGATGAGGTCCTGCTCCACGAACCAGCGGCGCACATCCTTTTCCTTGTTTGTATTGGCGCTACCTGAGCCGCGCGAGGCGGCCCCGGTATCGAGCACGATTGCGGCGCGGCCAGTGTCGTTGAGACTGGCGAGCATTACCTGCACCCAACCCCAATCGGCCTTGCGTCCGGGGAAGCCCGCGCCCTTGGGGAAGCGATCGAGTTCGTCGGTGTCGTAATCCTTCTCGGTGAACCAGTCCTGGTTCCACATGGGATTGGCGATCACGCGATCGAAGGTCTGGAGGCGATTTCCCTTACGGAACTTGGGGTTCTTGAAGCTGTCGCCGATCTCAATCAGTCCCTGCATGTCGTGGATGATCATGTTCATGTTAGCCATGGCCCAGTTTTCAGGTATGTATTCCTGTCCGTAGAGCTTGAGCGGGGCATAGGCTTTCCGCTTCGCCTTGGTCATCTTCTCCTCCAACATGAGCTGGCACTTGATAAGCAAGCCAGCGGAGCCGCAGCAGGGATCGTGGATAGTCATGCCCGGCTCAGGATCTATGATCTGGGCCATGACAAGCCCGACTTCCTTGGGCGTATAGAACTCGCCCGCGCTGGAGACACTCCCCTCCGCAAACTTGCGGATGAGGTATTCGTAGGAACGGCCGATGATGTCCGCTTCTACGTCGGCAAGCCCAAGCCGTTTCTCACTGATACGCTCGATGAGGTTACTCAGGCGGTCGTCGGCGAGGTCGCGGACACCATGCGTGGTGGCATTGAAGTCCACGCGGTCGATGATCCCCTTTAGTAGTGGATTTTCATCGGCGATGGCGCGCAGGTGCGTGGTGAGTTGCTCGCCGATCTTGTCGGACAATTTGCGAATTACCGTCCACACGGGTTCATCCAAGTTGGCCGGTTCTAGTGGCAGGTAAAAGCGCACCATCGGTGTCTGCCCGCTCTTCCTGGCCTCCTTCCAGTCTGCCTTGACCAGTTTGAATGCCTTGGCCCGCGAACCGACTTCCTTGGCTATGCGATTCACTTCGTCATCGAAGACATCGCAGAGGCGCTTGGTGAAGATAAGCGGGAGGATGTAGTCCTTGTATTTCGGCGCATCCTTCGCCCCACGGATGGAACAGGCCGCGTCCCATATCCAGGATTCGAGAGATTTGTCGTTACCGCTGGGCATTATTACTCTCCCTTCATGTCATGCTCGTTTGGCGGATAACGCCTTGCGCTTCAACAGCGGCCCGCCTGCCACAGCAACATGTCAACCACGCCACGTGCCGGCCGTCGGCTGCAAGTGTTCGTCAAATGTCCCCCCGCACTGCCGGCGGTTCAGTAAACAGCAGGCGAAAGGCTTCTTCGACCTTGGCATAGTCCAGCCCGGGATGTGGGTCGCCTTCCAGAAGACGATCTACGAGGCCAGCCATGCGAGCAGCGCGCTCCATCTCTGCTGTGACATCCGCGTTCGTCATGGTGGCTCGTACCGCTGCCAGACCGCCGTCCGGGGCGAGACGAACGTATAGAGCGTCCTGCTTCTGTCTGTCGCGCTCCCCCTCCGCGATGTCGCGCGCCTCCTTGTCGTATTCCG
It includes:
- a CDS encoding N-6 DNA methylase, with product MPSGNDKSLESWIWDAACSIRGAKDAPKYKDYILPLIFTKRLCDVFDDEVNRIAKEVGSRAKAFKLVKADWKEARKSGQTPMVRFYLPLEPANLDEPVWTVIRKLSDKIGEQLTTHLRAIADENPLLKGIIDRVDFNATTHGVRDLADDRLSNLIERISEKRLGLADVEADIIGRSYEYLIRKFAEGSVSSAGEFYTPKEVGLVMAQIIDPEPGMTIHDPCCGSAGLLIKCQLMLEEKMTKAKRKAYAPLKLYGQEYIPENWAMANMNMIIHDMQGLIEIGDSFKNPKFRKGNRLQTFDRVIANPMWNQDWFTEKDYDTDELDRFPKGAGFPGRKADWGWVQVMLASLNDTGRAAIVLDTGAASRGSGSANTNKEKDVRRWFVEQDLIEGVIYLPENLFYNTTAPGIILFLNKAKAKERKGRLFLLNAAKDFAKGDPKNYIPDDAILRIADTFKAWREEEKFSRIVTREEIAKNDFNISPSRYIHTGAGEEYRPIGEIIEELNAIEEEAKVTDQALRGILKRMGV
- a CDS encoding PDDEXK nuclease domain-containing protein, coding for MGTHAKTRNGEEEVALISRKDALRQEFYRGVAEILHNARRSAYRAINFAMVEAYWKVGRMIVEEEQQGREKAEYGRGLLKELSTRLTQDFGKGFGESNLRYIRQFYLTFPICDALRHKSSTHSAPIGSEILHALRGELRWTHYRLLMRVEEPKARTWYMNEAADQNWSTRALERQINSLYYERLLASRDKRPVQEEAREKTSALAQAPKDFVRDPYVLEFLGIPDTHQFRESELEQAIIGKLQAFMLELGKGFAFVCRQYRISTETTDFFVDLVFYNFLLKCFVLIDLKTGGLTHQDIGQMDMYVRLFEDKVKGAEDNPTVGIILCTAKDETVVRYSVLKESKQLFASKYKLYLPSEKELIDEIERERALIVRERAERYG